TTCTCGTGGTGTCGAGTGCATCCCGATGCGCCTGACGTCGGAAGGGCTTCTGGCATGCCGAGAGGTTGCCGAGATCGTGTCGATCGAGGCACTCCGCCCGATCTACCCGCGCGAGCCCGACGCGGTGACGCAGTGGCGTCGCCGCTATGGCTCGGCACCCGGCGACGCCTGATAAGGCGCATTCCACGGTTTTCGGACAGCGTCTACGGGCACGTTGGGCCGGATTTGCTGGATGCGCCGCCCAGCGGGCCGCGAACGTGTGAAGTTGGGCAAAGTGTGCGTCGATAGCCAACTCGTCCGGTGATGTGTGCGGACGGGAGAAACAACGTGGCCTCTCAAGATCAACAACAGCCTGACTGGACCGATAAGAAAGTCTTCACGACCGGAGAGGCCGCGTCGGTTTGTCGCGTCAACCAGCAGACCATCATCCGGTGCTTTGACAACGGGCGGCTTCATGGCTTTCGCGTGCCTGGATCGAAGTTCCGTCGCATTCCGAGGGATGAACTGCTGCGCTTCATGCGCGAGAACGACATTCCGACCGATGCGTTAGAAGGCTCCCGCCGTCGGGTATTGATCGTGGACGACGATCCGCAGATCGTCGATCTGTTGCACGAGATGCTGCGTCGCGACACCCGCTTCGAAATAGAGACTGCTTCGAATGGGTATGACGCAGGGTTGCTGACCGAACGGTTCCGGCCGCACCTCATCGTGCTCGACTACATGCTGCCCGACATCAACGGCGACGTGGTTTGCGAGCGCATTCGTGAGAACACGGACACGCAGAACACCAAGATCCTGTTCGTCTCCGGCGTTATCGAGAAGGATCGCATCGATCGGTTGTTGCGGGCGGGCGGCAGCGCGTTCCTGAAGAAGCCATTCACGGTCTCTTCCTTGCTTGATGAGATCACGCGTCTGCTCGATCTCAGCCGCGCACGGTCGTGAATGCAACTCCGGCGAGGCGACCGATGACCAACCCCGAACGTCCGCACCAGCAGGAACGAACTCAACAGATCGATCTGGTGCTTCAGCAGATCGACCAACTGCCCACGCTCTCTCCGATTGCCCAACGCGTCTTGAGCCTCGGCAGCGCGGCCGACGCCGACCTGACGGCCGTTGTCCGTGTTATCCAGAGCGATCCCTCCCTCACCGGGCGTGTACTTTCCATGTGCCAACGGGCCGAATTGGGGCTCGGGGATCGCGTGACAACGGTCGAGCGTGCCGTCGTCATGCTGGGGTTCGAGGCCGTTCGCGCCGCGATCCTCAGCGTGGCCGTGTACGACACGCTCGGTCAACACGCCGGCCAACTCGAGGATCGGCCCGAGGCCGAAGCCTTCCAGCACGACGCGTTCTGGCGGCATTGCGTCGCGTCTGCGAGCGCGGCCGATCAAATCGCCCGGGCACACCCACGGCTGGGCGTTTCTCCGGATGAGGCCTTCGTCGCTGGCTTGCTGCATGATCTTGGCAAGCTCGCTCTCGATCTGGTGCTTCCGCGGACGTATGGCAAGATCATGAGGCTGGCCGAGGAACGGGGGCTCTCGGCATCCGACGCCGCGAATCGCGTCATTGGCATCAATCACCACACCGCTGGCAAGAGGCTGGCCGAGCACTGGGAACTGCCGCTGGCGATCCAGGATGCGATGTGGCTGTACGGCCAGTCACCAGAGGCGCTGGGCGAGCTTCGGAACCGCGCGATCGTCGAGGTGGTCGGCGCCGCTCATCAACTGGCGCGGGCTCTGCACGTTGGCTGGAGCGGCGAATTCGATGCGTTTCCCGATATTGC
This genomic stretch from Phycisphaerales bacterium harbors:
- a CDS encoding response regulator, with amino-acid sequence MASQDQQQPDWTDKKVFTTGEAASVCRVNQQTIIRCFDNGRLHGFRVPGSKFRRIPRDELLRFMRENDIPTDALEGSRRRVLIVDDDPQIVDLLHEMLRRDTRFEIETASNGYDAGLLTERFRPHLIVLDYMLPDINGDVVCERIRENTDTQNTKILFVSGVIEKDRIDRLLRAGGSAFLKKPFTVSSLLDEITRLLDLSRARS